A portion of the Phormidium ambiguum IAM M-71 genome contains these proteins:
- a CDS encoding sigma 54-interacting transcriptional regulator: MTYPEKVLWLAERTELAVLSENVLAAVAEVLEEKVVPAQTRLVQENITPDGLYILRQGRLEGDRINQTNSVWAISLLPGSIIHLPELLFGQLAQRTILALSECQLWFIPAAKFQELISTFPEIQQAFAPKLAMELVQISSQLTYQQERQTILRPYLITKAKRGVVGKSRYAERLRQQIKQATNDMGSVLIFGEPGLEKDNIAALIHFGSLQRREPMIKLDCSALQASGVDLFGRAGGKPGLLEWLERGTLLLNNIQELPKELVPKIIHLLETKTFLPVGVQESETAASAIECQAKIIMISERTLPNIDRLVKHLIKVPPLRVRKADISDQLEYYMRLLCRVKGVTKPQITDEALRRLQSYDFPGNLRELESLVERAIVQSSNSQLLTEEVFWSVQTKKKEFRVNLLNAYPWLRRFLRSDWWPDRINYWFTFGFFALVVAILFLGPQNRQENFALNLFWAWWWPLILIAFPFVGRLWCAVCPFMIYGEITQKLSLKLWPRQLKRWPRQSAEKWGGWFLFGLFVLIFLWEELWNLENTAYLSACLLLLITAGAMIFSTIFERRFWCRYLCPIGGMNGLFAKLSMTELRAQQGTCSAECTTYQCYKGGPQKGEGLETNGCPLYSHPAQLEDNKDCVLCMTCLKACPHRSVELNLRPPGIELWRTHTPHDYEVALLMLLLGGIFLHRLPELNAWLGWNLDLTQFWTHLGFSVAVLLSPTLITFVAYGWMKLAIWWNGTQTQNFIKPRPFVELAYGYLPLVLGGNLAHYLRLGLGEAGRILPATLATFGLNGEGLPIIVAHPAVISFLQGVTLIFSVICSIILTQKIARQSFSCLLPQHFATILLCVGLWVIIVN, encoded by the coding sequence ATGACGTATCCAGAGAAAGTGTTATGGTTAGCAGAACGCACAGAACTAGCTGTATTGTCAGAAAATGTGTTGGCAGCAGTTGCGGAAGTTTTAGAGGAAAAGGTAGTTCCGGCACAGACTCGTTTAGTACAAGAAAATATTACACCTGATGGTCTTTATATTTTAAGACAGGGAAGGTTAGAGGGCGATCGTATTAATCAAACTAATTCGGTTTGGGCAATTAGTTTACTTCCCGGCTCGATAATTCATTTACCAGAACTATTATTTGGGCAGTTAGCTCAAAGAACTATTTTAGCTTTAAGTGAATGTCAGCTATGGTTTATTCCCGCAGCTAAATTCCAAGAATTAATATCTACATTTCCAGAAATTCAACAAGCTTTTGCTCCGAAATTAGCGATGGAATTAGTGCAAATTTCTTCGCAGTTAACATATCAACAAGAACGCCAAACAATTTTACGTCCTTATTTAATTACAAAAGCTAAACGTGGGGTAGTAGGAAAAAGTCGCTATGCGGAAAGGTTGCGCCAACAAATTAAACAAGCAACTAATGATATGGGTTCAGTGTTAATTTTCGGTGAACCTGGGTTAGAAAAAGATAATATTGCGGCGTTAATTCATTTTGGTTCCTTACAAAGACGGGAACCAATGATTAAGTTAGATTGTAGTGCTTTGCAAGCGAGTGGTGTCGATTTATTTGGTCGTGCTGGGGGAAAACCAGGTTTACTTGAATGGCTGGAAAGAGGAACTTTATTACTGAATAATATTCAAGAACTTCCTAAAGAATTAGTGCCAAAAATTATTCATCTATTAGAAACTAAAACTTTTTTACCTGTGGGTGTACAGGAATCAGAAACCGCCGCTTCAGCAATTGAGTGTCAGGCGAAAATTATTATGATTTCGGAGAGGACTTTGCCGAATATCGATCGCTTAGTCAAGCATTTAATCAAAGTTCCGCCGTTAAGAGTTAGAAAAGCTGATATTAGCGATCAATTAGAATATTATATGCGATTATTATGTCGCGTGAAAGGTGTGACTAAACCGCAAATTACAGATGAAGCTTTACGTAGGTTACAATCTTATGATTTTCCGGGAAATTTGCGGGAATTAGAAAGTTTAGTAGAAAGAGCGATCGTACAATCTTCAAATTCACAATTACTCACAGAAGAAGTTTTTTGGTCAGTCCAAACTAAGAAGAAAGAATTTCGAGTTAACCTCTTAAATGCTTATCCTTGGTTAAGGCGGTTTTTACGTAGTGATTGGTGGCCAGACAGAATAAATTATTGGTTCACTTTTGGCTTTTTTGCCTTAGTTGTAGCTATCTTATTTCTCGGCCCCCAAAATCGTCAAGAAAACTTTGCTTTAAATTTATTTTGGGCTTGGTGGTGGCCATTAATCTTAATAGCATTTCCTTTTGTCGGACGCTTGTGGTGCGCTGTTTGTCCCTTCATGATTTATGGAGAAATTACCCAAAAATTATCCTTAAAACTTTGGCCTAGACAACTAAAACGTTGGCCTAGACAGTCAGCCGAAAAATGGGGCGGTTGGTTTTTATTTGGTTTATTTGTGTTGATTTTTCTTTGGGAAGAACTCTGGAATTTAGAAAATACTGCTTATCTTTCGGCTTGTTTATTATTATTAATAACCGCCGGAGCAATGATATTTTCAACTATTTTTGAGCGGCGTTTCTGGTGTCGATATCTTTGTCCGATCGGCGGAATGAATGGCTTATTTGCCAAACTGTCAATGACAGAATTACGCGCCCAACAAGGAACTTGTTCGGCTGAATGTACTACATATCAATGTTATAAAGGTGGGCCGCAAAAAGGAGAAGGTTTAGAAACAAATGGCTGTCCTTTATATTCCCATCCCGCTCAGTTAGAAGACAATAAAGATTGTGTTTTGTGTATGACTTGTTTAAAAGCTTGTCCTCATCGATCGGTAGAATTAAATTTGCGTCCTCCCGGAATTGAACTTTGGCGAACTCATACCCCTCATGACTACGAAGTAGCATTGTTAATGTTGTTACTTGGTGGGATTTTTCTCCATCGTTTACCGGAACTAAATGCTTGGTTAGGATGGAATTTAGATTTAACTCAGTTTTGGACTCATTTAGGCTTTTCTGTAGCTGTATTACTCTCGCCAACATTGATTACATTTGTTGCTTATGGGTGGATGAAATTAGCAATTTGGTGGAATGGAACCCAAACCCAAAATTTTATTAAACCTCGTCCTTTTGTAGAGTTAGCTTATGGTTATTTACCTTTGGTTTTAGGAGGAAATTTAGCTCATTATTTGCGTTTAGGTTTAGGGGAAGCCGGACGGATTTTACCAGCGACTTTAGCAACTTTTGGATTGAATGGTGAAGGTTTACCAATAATAGTTGCTCATCCGGCTGTCATCTCTTTTTTACAAGGAGTGACGTTGATATTTTCGGTAATTTGTTCAATAATTTTAACCCAAAAAATTGCTCGTCAATCTTTTAGCTGTTTATTGCCACAACATTTCGCTACTATACTTTTGTGTGTTGGATTATGGGTGATTATTGTTAATTAA
- a CDS encoding HAD-IIB family hydrolase: MTLIPLSSKKIFTNKNINLIATDMDGTLTRYGKFSASLFKALEALAVANISVLIVTGRSAGWVQGLKSYLPVTGAIAENGGVFFLGNSEEPKLLTPIADLITHRQNLATTFAYLKSHFPKIKESTDNPFRLTDWTFDVQGLTIAELHQLEQLCQAKNWGFTYSTVQCHIKPEKQTKATSLLQVLNSYFPQLTTENLITVGDSPNDETLFDQSIFPVSVGVANVLHYQDKLKFLPTYVTSLAEGEGFRELAELVLQMRSH, translated from the coding sequence ATGACTTTAATTCCACTTTCTTCTAAAAAGATTTTTACTAACAAAAATATTAATTTAATTGCTACTGATATGGATGGAACTTTAACTAGATATGGTAAATTTAGTGCATCTTTATTCAAGGCTTTAGAAGCTTTAGCAGTAGCAAACATTTCTGTATTGATAGTCACTGGTCGATCGGCTGGATGGGTACAAGGTTTGAAAAGTTATTTGCCTGTCACAGGTGCGATCGCAGAAAATGGTGGTGTATTTTTTCTCGGAAATAGCGAAGAACCAAAACTTTTAACACCTATTGCTGATTTAATTACTCACCGTCAAAATTTAGCCACAACCTTTGCATATTTAAAATCTCACTTTCCCAAAATAAAAGAATCTACAGATAACCCTTTTCGCCTCACTGATTGGACTTTTGATGTGCAAGGATTAACAATAGCAGAATTACACCAATTAGAGCAACTTTGTCAGGCAAAAAATTGGGGTTTTACTTATAGTACGGTACAGTGTCATATTAAACCAGAAAAACAAACTAAAGCGACAAGTTTATTGCAAGTATTAAACAGCTATTTTCCTCAATTAACTACAGAAAATTTAATTACAGTTGGTGATAGTCCTAATGATGAAACTTTATTTGATCAAAGTATATTTCCTGTTTCTGTCGGTGTAGCGAATGTACTGCATTATCAAGACAAATTAAAATTTTTACCTACTTACGTCACATCTTTAGCAGAAGGTGAGGGGTTTAGAGAATTAGCAGAATTAGTTTTGCAAATGCGATCGCATTAA
- the hcp gene encoding hydroxylamine reductase, with product MYCNQCEQTTKGEGCYQWGACGKSPEVDALQDLLVHCLRGLGEVAIVARTFGIIDKEADFFTCETLFSTLTNVNFDPNDFVNYINKAIELRDELKARTFFTSCKHLEWSTIAEFKPAQTISELVQQGKDIEYEFISSSAKNVDIFSLKLTVLYGLKGIAAYAYHAAELGQEDEKVYAFCHEALAALGSNDKTLEDWVNIALKLGEINLRTMELLDAGNTNTYGHPVPTSVSLGAKKGKAILVSGHDLKQLELLLKQTENTGIYIYTHGEMLPAHAYPKLKQNYPHLYGHYGTAWQNQTKEFPAFPGPIVMTTNCLMPPHDNYKDRVYTLGPVGWPGLIHLTDSNFNLVIEKALKMPGFTEEIIAKEVMTGFARNAVLGVAGDVIDAVKQGKIRHFFLVGGCDGAKSGRNYYSELVEKVPNDCVVLTLACGKFRFFDKDLGDIGGLPRLMDVGQCNDAYSAIQIALALANAFNVEVNQLPLSMILSWYEQKAVSILLTLLYLGIKDIRLGPTLPAFISPNVFKLLSEKYNLKAITTPDEDLVACLS from the coding sequence ATGTATTGTAATCAATGCGAACAAACTACTAAAGGAGAAGGTTGTTATCAATGGGGCGCTTGTGGTAAAAGCCCGGAAGTTGATGCCTTACAAGATTTGTTAGTTCATTGTTTGCGGGGATTGGGAGAAGTAGCGATCGTCGCTCGTACCTTTGGTATTATCGATAAAGAAGCAGATTTCTTCACTTGTGAAACTTTATTTTCTACCTTAACAAATGTTAACTTCGACCCCAACGACTTCGTTAATTATATTAACAAAGCCATAGAATTGCGAGATGAACTAAAAGCGCGAACATTTTTTACCAGTTGTAAACATTTGGAATGGTCAACTATTGCTGAATTTAAACCAGCCCAAACTATTAGCGAATTAGTCCAACAAGGCAAAGATATTGAATATGAATTTATCAGTTCTTCTGCTAAAAATGTTGATATTTTTTCCTTAAAATTAACTGTACTTTATGGACTAAAAGGTATTGCTGCTTACGCTTATCACGCCGCAGAACTTGGTCAAGAAGACGAAAAAGTTTATGCCTTTTGTCATGAAGCTTTAGCCGCCCTTGGTAGCAATGATAAAACCTTAGAAGATTGGGTAAATATAGCTTTAAAACTAGGAGAAATTAACCTGCGAACAATGGAACTACTCGACGCAGGTAACACCAACACTTACGGACATCCCGTTCCTACCTCTGTGTCTTTAGGGGCGAAAAAAGGCAAAGCAATTTTAGTTTCTGGACACGACCTCAAACAACTAGAACTACTGCTCAAACAAACGGAAAATACAGGCATTTATATCTACACTCACGGCGAAATGTTGCCCGCCCATGCCTATCCCAAACTAAAGCAAAACTATCCTCATTTGTATGGTCATTATGGCACTGCTTGGCAAAATCAAACTAAGGAATTTCCTGCATTTCCTGGGCCGATTGTAATGACAACTAATTGTCTTATGCCACCTCATGATAATTATAAAGACCGAGTTTATACCCTTGGGCCTGTAGGTTGGCCTGGATTAATTCACCTCACCGATAGCAACTTCAATTTAGTAATTGAAAAAGCGTTGAAAATGCCTGGATTTACTGAAGAAATTATTGCTAAAGAAGTCATGACAGGTTTTGCCAGAAATGCAGTTTTAGGTGTGGCTGGTGATGTAATTGATGCAGTTAAACAAGGGAAAATTCGCCACTTTTTCTTAGTTGGTGGTTGTGATGGTGCAAAATCAGGAAGAAACTACTACAGCGAATTAGTAGAAAAAGTACCCAATGATTGTGTAGTCTTAACTTTAGCTTGCGGTAAGTTCCGTTTCTTCGACAAAGATTTAGGAGATATTGGCGGTTTGCCTCGGTTAATGGATGTAGGTCAATGTAACGATGCTTACTCGGCAATTCAAATTGCTTTAGCATTAGCAAATGCCTTTAATGTTGAAGTAAATCAGTTACCTTTGTCGATGATTCTTTCTTGGTATGAACAAAAGGCTGTATCGATTTTACTTACCTTACTTTATTTGGGTATTAAAGATATTCGTTTAGGCCCAACATTACCAGCATTTATTTCACCAAATGTCTTCAAATTACTGTCGGAAAAATATAATTTGAAAGCAATCACCACTCCAGATGAAGATTTAGTAGCTTGTTTAAGTTAA
- a CDS encoding Crp/Fnr family transcriptional regulator: MASKDSQIKVDLQEFLGNSQMFVGLSMDELNTLLTITQEQTYQKGETIFWEGDPATGFFLVISGKVKVFKISPEGKEQILQVFVTHEHFAEVPAFDGQPFPASAAALEKTELLFFPRTAFLELLKNNPSLAVNFLKIFARHLRRFAKVIEDLSLKEVPGRLAAYLLYLSDRTGNVDEVELDLTKGQLAALLGTIPETLSRVFAKLSQEEIIILNGSIVKLLDLQRLKILGGAKE, encoded by the coding sequence ATGGCAAGCAAGGACAGCCAGATAAAAGTTGATTTACAGGAGTTTTTAGGCAATAGTCAGATGTTTGTCGGCTTGTCAATGGATGAGCTTAATACATTGTTAACTATTACTCAGGAGCAAACTTACCAAAAAGGTGAGACAATTTTTTGGGAAGGCGATCCTGCAACAGGATTTTTTCTGGTGATTTCTGGCAAAGTAAAGGTGTTTAAGATTTCTCCAGAAGGGAAAGAGCAAATTTTACAAGTGTTTGTTACGCATGAACATTTTGCTGAAGTACCAGCTTTTGACGGTCAACCTTTTCCAGCTTCAGCTGCGGCTTTGGAGAAAACAGAATTGTTATTTTTTCCCCGCACTGCTTTTTTAGAACTTCTGAAAAACAATCCGAGTTTAGCGGTTAATTTTCTGAAAATTTTTGCTCGCCATTTACGCCGATTTGCTAAAGTCATTGAAGACCTTTCTTTAAAAGAAGTGCCGGGAAGATTGGCTGCTTATTTGTTGTATTTGAGCGATCGCACTGGCAATGTCGATGAAGTTGAACTAGATTTGACTAAAGGACAATTAGCGGCTTTGTTGGGAACTATTCCCGAAACTTTATCACGGGTATTTGCCAAACTTAGTCAGGAAGAAATTATTATCTTAAATGGATCGATCGTTAAATTATTAGATCTGCAACGTTTAAAAATCTTAGGTGGTGCTAAAGAGTAG
- a CDS encoding ammonium transporter: MAIQSFAQNTSPSPSPAVSPTLTPESSPTPLVSPSPVAPVLTSPESPVPDASRQETTSPAATEATNIDTGDSAWMLISSALVLLMTPGLAFFYGGLVRSRNVLNTMMMSFILMAVVGVTWILWGYSLSFAPTVITPGANPPYISNPIVGSLNWVFLNGVAFDQPDPVGYAPTIPHQLFMIYQMMFAIITPALISGAIVERISFKAFFWFIILWSTFIYAPLAHWVWGKGWIGSMGALDFAGGTVVHISSGVSAVVAAWILGPRKTYPTQPAAPHNVPYVLLGIGLLWFGWMGFNGGSALGAGSLATVAFVATTIASAAGGLTWTIVEWVLRGKPTAIGIASGFLGGLVGITPAAGYVTPIAAILIGSITSFCCFWAVNWRAKLQFDDSLDTFPIHGLGGTIGAILTGFFATKAVNSAGNDGLLYGNPGLIITQLVGVIATYVFAAVGTLIILKLLALVMPLRVKPLVEDQGLDINEHGEEAYGEEFASGLSLGRE; encoded by the coding sequence ATGGCAATCCAATCCTTTGCCCAGAACACATCACCTTCCCCTTCTCCCGCTGTCAGTCCGACACTGACACCAGAAAGTTCCCCAACACCCTTAGTTTCTCCCAGTCCAGTTGCCCCAGTATTAACTTCACCAGAGTCACCAGTACCTGATGCTTCGCGTCAGGAAACTACCTCACCAGCCGCAACTGAAGCCACAAACATTGATACTGGGGACAGTGCCTGGATGCTAATTTCTTCAGCATTAGTGTTGTTAATGACACCTGGATTAGCATTTTTCTACGGAGGTTTGGTGCGATCGCGCAACGTCCTCAACACCATGATGATGAGTTTCATCTTAATGGCAGTTGTTGGTGTCACCTGGATCTTGTGGGGTTACAGCTTATCCTTTGCACCAACAGTTATCACCCCTGGAGCCAATCCCCCCTATATCTCTAACCCCATCGTCGGCAGCTTGAACTGGGTATTTCTGAATGGTGTAGCTTTCGATCAACCAGATCCCGTTGGCTACGCACCTACCATTCCCCATCAACTATTCATGATTTACCAGATGATGTTCGCCATTATCACCCCAGCCTTAATTTCCGGGGCAATAGTCGAACGAATTAGTTTTAAAGCTTTCTTCTGGTTCATTATTCTTTGGTCTACCTTCATTTATGCACCCTTAGCTCACTGGGTTTGGGGCAAAGGTTGGATTGGTAGCATGGGAGCCTTAGATTTTGCTGGAGGAACCGTAGTCCATATTAGTTCCGGTGTCTCCGCTGTAGTTGCCGCTTGGATTTTGGGCCCCAGAAAAACCTACCCCACCCAACCCGCTGCTCCCCACAACGTTCCTTATGTTTTACTAGGAATCGGTTTACTGTGGTTTGGTTGGATGGGATTTAATGGTGGTAGTGCTTTGGGTGCAGGCTCATTAGCAACGGTAGCTTTCGTCGCCACTACTATAGCTAGCGCCGCTGGAGGTTTAACTTGGACAATTGTGGAATGGGTATTAAGAGGTAAACCTACTGCTATTGGTATTGCTAGCGGATTCCTGGGAGGTTTGGTAGGCATTACTCCTGCCGCAGGTTATGTTACACCCATCGCAGCCATTCTAATTGGTTCGATCACCTCTTTTTGTTGTTTTTGGGCTGTGAACTGGCGTGCCAAGTTACAATTTGACGATTCGTTAGATACTTTCCCGATTCACGGCTTAGGCGGTACTATAGGCGCGATTCTTACGGGTTTCTTTGCGACTAAGGCAGTTAACAGTGCGGGAAATGATGGGTTACTATATGGCAATCCCGGATTAATCATTACTCAATTAGTTGGTGTGATAGCTACTTATGTCTTTGCTGCGGTTGGTACGCTCATTATCTTGAAACTTCTGGCGTTGGTAATGCCTCTAAGGGTAAAACCACTGGTGGAAGATCAAGGTTTGGATATCAACGAACATGGCGAAGAAGCTTACGGAGAAGAATTTGCTTCTGGATTGAGTCTGGGCAGAGAGTAA
- a CDS encoding GDSL-type esterase/lipase family protein: MTDRTFKSVPKRLRSSRVLTSVRNYPTWALLSLAINGLLILIVGWLLRDGWWPVDYQISPSVARESLTSEIPTSTPGLGKRHQLTYQKWINILQQEAEVTAKKQPSHLNVLLGDSLSLWFPPDLLPTEKNWLNQGISGEISQGLWRRLSLFDRTQPERIYVMIGINDLIRGVDDRTLLKNYRKIVRRLRRVHPQSQIVVQAILPHGGEESTWEGRDRLIAIPITRIQQLNQELAAIAQEEEVKFLDLYPLFTNPQGHLRADLTTDGLHLNRQGYLVWRSAIQMYAQLVLGEQEKQGNREMGR; this comes from the coding sequence ATGACCGATCGCACTTTCAAATCAGTCCCAAAAAGATTAAGATCCAGCCGAGTATTAACTTCGGTGCGGAATTATCCCACTTGGGCTTTGCTGTCTCTTGCTATCAATGGTTTACTGATACTAATAGTTGGCTGGCTGCTGCGAGATGGTTGGTGGCCAGTTGATTATCAGATTAGTCCTTCTGTTGCTAGGGAAAGTCTGACATCCGAAATTCCCACTTCGACTCCGGGATTAGGTAAAAGACACCAGTTGACCTATCAAAAATGGATTAATATTTTGCAGCAGGAAGCTGAAGTCACAGCCAAAAAACAGCCATCACATTTAAATGTTTTGTTGGGTGATTCCTTGAGTTTATGGTTTCCCCCAGATTTGTTACCTACTGAGAAAAATTGGTTAAATCAAGGAATTTCCGGGGAAATTTCCCAAGGTTTATGGCGAAGATTGAGTTTGTTCGATCGCACTCAACCCGAAAGAATCTACGTCATGATTGGAATTAACGATCTGATTCGCGGTGTGGACGATCGAACTTTGTTGAAAAATTACCGTAAGATTGTGCGCCGCTTACGCCGAGTCCATCCCCAAAGTCAAATTGTGGTACAGGCTATTTTACCTCACGGTGGGGAAGAGTCTACTTGGGAAGGACGCGATCGCTTAATCGCTATTCCCATAACTCGCATTCAACAGCTTAACCAAGAATTAGCTGCGATCGCTCAAGAAGAAGAAGTTAAATTTTTAGATTTATATCCTTTATTTACTAACCCTCAAGGTCATCTTCGCGCCGATTTAACCACTGATGGATTACATCTTAACCGTCAAGGTTATCTAGTTTGGCGATCGGCAATTCAAATGTACGCTCAGTTAGTTTTGGGAGAGCAGGAAAAACAAGGCAATAGAGAGATGGGAAGATAA
- a CDS encoding NAD(P)/FAD-dependent oxidoreductase, with protein sequence MAKVIVIGGGLGGLPTAYELRHLLPKEHQVTLICDRPQFTFIPGLIRVALNLNELENIQLDLVKLTKQYGIKLILGKVTTFDPETKQITVDEKQIVDYDYVAIATGASFAFDAVPGLGPEGGYTHSVCSPNHALEARTAWLKFLENPGHLVVGAMAGVSCFGPAYEFLLMAEWELRRRGLRDKISITFVTPEPYLGHLGLDGLSNSKELTETLLRKRGIEVATNAEIISVDAKTIALADGRKVPFEYAMILPAFRGVNFINKVPGLGNEKGFIPVLPTYEHPQYSFVYALGVSVALPETKQDCGLGLPKTGQMTEAMGLAVTHNIGVSLGAIADNLKTPTLEAICFADFGDTGIIYVAAPVLPDAATGERRYAYALQGRWVNWAKAAFEKYFLLKMKLGWGLPWFEILALRILFGLSLLKNYDSLVKN encoded by the coding sequence ATGGCGAAAGTCATTGTGATTGGCGGGGGGCTAGGGGGACTCCCTACTGCTTACGAATTGCGACATTTGCTGCCAAAAGAGCATCAGGTGACATTAATTTGCGATCGCCCCCAATTTACTTTTATTCCTGGGTTGATCCGGGTAGCACTCAACCTTAACGAGTTAGAAAATATTCAATTAGATTTAGTTAAATTAACCAAGCAGTATGGAATTAAATTAATATTAGGAAAAGTTACCACTTTTGACCCGGAAACTAAACAGATTACAGTTGATGAAAAGCAGATAGTTGATTATGATTATGTAGCGATCGCCACAGGTGCTTCCTTTGCTTTTGATGCGGTACCAGGACTTGGGCCAGAAGGAGGTTATACCCACTCAGTCTGCTCGCCAAATCATGCTTTAGAGGCGCGAACAGCTTGGCTAAAATTTCTCGAAAATCCTGGTCATTTGGTAGTAGGAGCAATGGCAGGAGTTAGTTGTTTTGGGCCAGCTTACGAGTTTTTATTAATGGCAGAATGGGAGTTGCGACGTAGAGGTTTACGGGATAAAATATCGATTACTTTTGTCACACCAGAACCTTATCTAGGACACTTAGGTTTAGATGGGCTAAGTAACTCTAAAGAGTTAACCGAAACTTTACTCAGAAAAAGAGGGATTGAAGTAGCAACTAACGCGGAAATTATTTCTGTTGATGCCAAGACGATCGCATTAGCTGACGGGCGCAAAGTTCCCTTTGAATATGCCATGATATTGCCAGCTTTTCGCGGAGTAAACTTTATCAACAAAGTACCTGGATTGGGTAATGAAAAAGGATTTATTCCCGTATTACCTACTTACGAACATCCGCAATATTCTTTTGTTTATGCTCTTGGGGTGAGTGTAGCCTTGCCGGAAACTAAACAAGATTGTGGGTTAGGATTACCGAAAACTGGACAAATGACAGAAGCAATGGGATTAGCAGTAACACACAATATTGGTGTTAGTTTAGGTGCGATCGCAGATAATTTAAAAACTCCTACTTTGGAAGCAATTTGTTTTGCAGACTTTGGTGATACAGGCATTATTTATGTTGCTGCTCCTGTATTACCAGATGCAGCAACAGGTGAACGACGTTATGCCTATGCTTTACAAGGACGTTGGGTGAACTGGGCAAAAGCAGCATTTGAAAAATATTTTCTTCTTAAAATGAAGTTAGGATGGGGATTACCTTGGTTTGAAATTTTGGCCTTACGAATTTTATTCGGATTATCACTCCTGAAAAATTACGATTCATTAGTAAAAAACTAA